A single window of Magnetococcus marinus MC-1 DNA harbors:
- a CDS encoding molybdopterin-containing oxidoreductase family protein: MIKPGPQKTTCYQCDMNCAFDVHYQADGSLERLTGPSCPRGAVQMEMQTHPERLRTPLKRVGPRGGMNFEPIGWDEALEICASQLDAIRQRDGAEACAFFSGYTKEARPHLQRLAHLFGSPNYMTESGCCFTATLVSEQLTYGYRLKTSSLQEAPETRCRLIWSTNPVHSVLPYGEHPIIRPKPGVKTIVVDPRYTETAQRADLHLPIRPGTDGALALAIHNQLFANGWADEAFLAKWANGIEAFKAYVRAFTPARASEICWVPEADIKQAAQWYATHGPAQLVLSATSTTQHSNGFQNHRAVILLAATAGYVDIPGGNRFFIDKVVPKGIDLFKELIHTLPPRVGQKRFPVWSNRYPAAHSMLLGEAIEKGDPTPIRGLFALGINPIMWPNTDRFMRALEKLDFFCMVDFFHTPGSVLADLILPAATSLEREALITASSCQYRGVVQHRRVVTPPQGEARPDAQIVLDLGCKLGMAEQFWHGDLHASIEEQAQGLTPHLWQRVQQEPGGLTVFGTAVMDDDVDEVTEKLYEVRGFPTPSGKIEFDAEELRQAGYDGLPTYKEPVESPLATPALAQAYPLVLTTGGRSVAYTHSQQRRFASLLARDPLPRVQIHSHEAAKRAIAHGDTVTLSSPRGAITMVAQVDDTIRPGIAHAYHGWAQANVNRLTEDDLSLDPISGFPAFKSSLCQIAKAD, encoded by the coding sequence ATGATCAAGCCAGGCCCGCAAAAAACCACCTGCTACCAGTGTGACATGAACTGTGCGTTTGATGTCCACTATCAAGCCGACGGCAGCTTGGAGCGACTTACCGGTCCCAGTTGCCCACGGGGTGCGGTGCAAATGGAGATGCAGACCCACCCCGAGCGGCTACGTACCCCCTTAAAGCGGGTGGGGCCACGGGGTGGCATGAACTTTGAGCCCATTGGCTGGGACGAAGCCTTGGAGATCTGTGCCAGCCAGTTGGATGCCATTCGCCAGCGAGACGGGGCAGAGGCGTGTGCCTTTTTCAGCGGCTACACCAAAGAGGCCAGACCTCATTTGCAACGGCTGGCCCATCTTTTTGGTTCCCCCAACTATATGACCGAATCGGGCTGCTGTTTTACCGCGACCCTGGTATCGGAACAGCTAACCTACGGCTACCGGCTTAAAACCTCCAGTTTGCAAGAGGCCCCAGAGACCCGCTGCCGCCTGATCTGGTCCACCAACCCGGTACACTCGGTGCTGCCCTATGGCGAGCACCCCATTATTCGCCCCAAGCCAGGGGTCAAGACCATTGTTGTGGACCCTCGGTATACCGAAACGGCTCAGCGCGCCGATCTCCATCTGCCCATCCGCCCTGGTACCGATGGCGCATTAGCCCTCGCCATACACAACCAGCTGTTTGCCAACGGCTGGGCTGATGAAGCCTTTTTGGCCAAGTGGGCCAATGGCATTGAGGCCTTTAAGGCCTATGTTAGGGCGTTTACCCCCGCCCGGGCCAGTGAGATCTGCTGGGTACCCGAAGCGGATATTAAACAGGCTGCTCAGTGGTACGCCACCCATGGCCCCGCCCAACTGGTCTTATCGGCCACCTCCACCACCCAACACAGCAATGGTTTCCAAAACCATCGTGCGGTCATTTTATTAGCCGCAACGGCGGGTTATGTGGATATCCCCGGTGGCAACCGCTTTTTTATCGACAAGGTGGTCCCTAAGGGCATTGATCTGTTTAAGGAGCTTATCCACACCCTGCCCCCACGGGTGGGACAAAAGCGCTTTCCCGTCTGGAGCAACCGCTACCCAGCGGCCCACAGCATGCTGCTGGGCGAGGCCATTGAAAAGGGTGACCCCACCCCCATACGCGGATTGTTTGCCTTGGGCATAAACCCCATCATGTGGCCAAACACCGACCGTTTTATGCGTGCTTTGGAAAAATTGGACTTTTTCTGCATGGTGGATTTCTTTCACACACCCGGCAGCGTGCTGGCGGATCTCATTCTACCCGCCGCGACTTCGTTGGAGCGCGAGGCTCTTATTACCGCCAGCAGTTGTCAATACCGTGGTGTGGTGCAGCATCGGCGGGTGGTAACGCCACCCCAGGGCGAGGCCCGCCCCGATGCGCAAATTGTGCTGGATCTTGGCTGTAAGCTGGGTATGGCAGAGCAGTTCTGGCACGGTGATCTGCACGCCAGTATCGAAGAGCAAGCCCAGGGGTTGACCCCCCATCTTTGGCAACGGGTGCAGCAAGAGCCCGGTGGCCTGACCGTATTTGGTACCGCGGTTATGGATGACGATGTGGATGAGGTGACGGAAAAACTCTATGAGGTGAGGGGCTTTCCCACCCCCAGCGGCAAGATTGAGTTTGATGCCGAGGAGTTGCGTCAGGCGGGTTATGATGGGCTACCCACCTACAAAGAGCCGGTGGAGAGCCCCCTTGCTACCCCCGCTTTGGCCCAAGCATACCCCCTGGTGCTCACCACGGGGGGGCGGTCGGTGGCCTACACCCACTCACAACAGCGCCGCTTTGCCTCTTTACTGGCGCGAGATCCCCTACCACGGGTGCAGATCCACAGCCATGAAGCGGCCAAACGGGCCATTGCCCATGGTGATACAGTCACCCTCTCCTCACCCCGAGGGGCCATTACCATGGTCGCCCAGGTTGATGACACCATCCGTCCCGGCATTGCCCATGCCTATCATGGTTGGGCCCAGGCCAATGTCAACCGCCTGACCGAGGATGATCTTTCCCTTGATCCCATCAGCGGCTTTCCGGCCTTTAAATCTTCGCTCTGCCAGATTGCCAAGGCCGACTAG
- a CDS encoding IscS subfamily cysteine desulfurase, with protein MSQSPLQTSSSQSRDGMCGICPAGCWVRVHYAGETMVAVEPRPDHPLGMICRIGRKSPNIVYDPQRLQTPLKRVGPKGSYAFEPISWDEAMATIASRLQQTKAQHGAEATAIYTGRGSFDMAMCDLFQPADVAVSSASSVLFPFGSPNTLGVGALCYVSFAMIAPHVTFGEMLISLETDLPQSELIVLWGANPATDSPPMAHGQILAAKQRGAEVLVIDPRRSESCVEADAQWYPIRPGTDGALALGMIHVLIEEELYDENFVKNWTLGFEELAQYVQHFHPDVVAEITGVPAEQVRNIARKIANAAGACPVMYTGLEYSDSGVQAIRAVFTLWALAGQLDVPGGLLIRMKENQFPQNRTHLIKNPGADKALGRDRFPVYSAYRGESHAIALPQSVLQGTPYKVRDLIVLGGSLITSWPDPELWKRTLNALEFLVVIDRYHTADSAYADIVLPATTLYECRSFMRYGPMFAIREKLVPPVGEARNDFLILAELAQRLGYGHLYPQTEAAILERALEGSGFTLEQVQAAGGVVQLESQMMQYKKWEKGRLREDGKPGFATPSGKFEIASSLLVEHGYDALPVYTEPQEGPLARPDLARHFPLVLNTGARTYYDFRSQHHGVKGLAEQQPDPRVTMNHEDAAQRGIQNGDWVWVSSPRGEVKYRARVTDAIVKGSVDANMGGGGPVGPAPWQACNVNALTDPEHYDPISGFPIYKTLLCQIRKAADADAQFMEIEEPDRGPTLADTPGVQQVIYLDHNATTPMDETVIAAMRPYLESAFGNPSSIHGLGVKARHGVEAARRQVAQLLGSTARRIIFTGGGSEADNLALRGVVARYPGQSCHIITSAVEHPAILACCAALARQGHRITYLPVDAQGVVNQDAYVDALTPQTTLVSIMAANNETGTLQPIQAMAAQARAMGVLFHSDGVQALGKIPLNVDDLGVDLLSLSAHKIHGPKGVGALYLRKGVEIEPLIAGGSQEWGLRAGTENVAGIVGFGKACERADHALRHGEAQRLAQLRDRLEDGLLALVPGAKRNGPPHNRLPNTLNLTLPGIRGESLVLVMERQGVYFSSGSACKSGNPDPSHALLAMGISPADAHCSVRFSLGSGTTLAQLERLLALFKETLADTMGSIRFVSCR; from the coding sequence ATGTCTCAATCGCCTCTGCAAACCTCTTCCTCCCAATCCCGTGATGGTATGTGTGGTATCTGCCCCGCTGGGTGTTGGGTGCGGGTCCACTATGCGGGTGAAACCATGGTGGCGGTAGAGCCCAGACCCGACCATCCCCTGGGTATGATCTGTCGTATCGGGCGTAAATCCCCCAATATTGTTTATGATCCCCAACGTTTGCAAACCCCCCTTAAACGGGTTGGCCCCAAGGGCAGTTATGCGTTTGAACCCATCTCCTGGGATGAGGCGATGGCCACCATCGCCAGCCGCTTACAACAGACTAAAGCCCAACATGGTGCCGAAGCCACCGCCATCTATACCGGTCGGGGCAGCTTTGATATGGCCATGTGCGACCTGTTTCAACCGGCGGATGTGGCGGTCTCTTCGGCCAGCAGTGTGCTGTTTCCCTTTGGCTCGCCCAACACCCTAGGGGTGGGGGCGCTCTGTTATGTCTCTTTTGCCATGATCGCCCCCCATGTCACCTTTGGGGAGATGCTCATCAGCCTAGAGACCGACCTGCCCCAATCTGAACTTATTGTCCTATGGGGAGCCAATCCCGCCACCGACTCCCCCCCCATGGCCCATGGGCAGATTTTGGCGGCCAAACAGCGGGGGGCCGAGGTGTTGGTGATCGACCCGCGCCGCTCCGAAAGCTGTGTCGAGGCCGATGCCCAGTGGTACCCCATCCGCCCTGGTACCGATGGTGCCTTGGCTCTGGGCATGATCCATGTGCTCATCGAAGAGGAACTCTACGATGAAAACTTTGTGAAAAATTGGACACTAGGGTTTGAGGAGCTTGCGCAATATGTGCAGCACTTTCACCCGGATGTGGTGGCCGAAATCACCGGCGTGCCCGCTGAACAGGTGCGCAACATCGCCCGTAAAATTGCCAACGCGGCAGGAGCCTGCCCGGTGATGTATACCGGCTTGGAGTATTCCGACAGTGGTGTGCAGGCGATCCGCGCAGTGTTTACCCTATGGGCGCTGGCCGGTCAGCTGGATGTACCCGGGGGGCTGCTGATCCGCATGAAGGAGAACCAGTTTCCGCAAAATCGCACACACCTGATTAAAAACCCCGGGGCGGATAAAGCCCTTGGGCGGGACCGTTTTCCGGTCTATTCGGCCTATCGGGGCGAATCCCACGCCATTGCACTGCCCCAATCGGTGCTGCAAGGTACCCCCTATAAGGTGCGCGATCTGATTGTCTTGGGGGGATCGTTGATCACCTCCTGGCCCGATCCGGAATTGTGGAAACGTACCCTGAACGCACTGGAGTTTTTGGTGGTGATCGACCGCTACCACACCGCCGATTCGGCCTATGCCGATATTGTACTACCTGCTACCACCCTCTATGAGTGCCGCTCCTTTATGCGCTATGGACCAATGTTCGCCATACGGGAAAAGTTGGTACCGCCGGTGGGCGAGGCGCGGAATGATTTTCTTATCCTAGCGGAACTGGCGCAGCGTTTGGGCTATGGGCACCTCTACCCCCAAACTGAAGCGGCAATCTTAGAACGGGCGCTGGAGGGCAGCGGCTTTACCTTAGAGCAGGTGCAGGCAGCCGGTGGGGTGGTGCAGCTTGAGAGCCAGATGATGCAGTATAAAAAATGGGAAAAGGGGCGGCTGCGGGAGGATGGTAAACCCGGTTTTGCCACCCCAAGCGGAAAGTTTGAGATCGCCTCTTCCCTATTGGTCGAGCATGGCTACGACGCTTTGCCCGTCTACACAGAGCCCCAGGAGGGGCCGTTGGCGCGTCCCGATCTGGCCCGCCACTTTCCCTTGGTGCTGAACACCGGTGCCCGCACCTATTACGATTTTCGCAGTCAGCACCATGGGGTTAAGGGCTTGGCCGAGCAACAGCCCGACCCTAGGGTGACCATGAACCACGAAGATGCCGCCCAACGGGGCATCCAAAATGGGGATTGGGTATGGGTGAGCAGCCCCCGTGGTGAGGTGAAATACCGAGCCCGTGTTACCGATGCGATTGTAAAGGGGAGTGTGGATGCCAACATGGGCGGGGGTGGGCCGGTGGGTCCAGCGCCGTGGCAGGCTTGCAATGTGAATGCCTTGACCGATCCTGAACACTACGATCCCATTTCCGGCTTTCCCATCTACAAAACCTTGCTCTGCCAAATCCGTAAAGCGGCTGATGCAGATGCCCAGTTTATGGAGATTGAGGAGCCTGACCGTGGGCCAACCTTGGCGGACACCCCTGGCGTACAGCAGGTGATCTATCTGGACCACAACGCCACCACCCCCATGGATGAGACAGTGATTGCGGCCATGCGCCCCTATCTGGAAAGCGCCTTTGGCAACCCCTCCAGCATTCACGGTTTGGGAGTCAAGGCACGCCATGGTGTCGAAGCGGCCCGCCGTCAGGTGGCGCAACTGTTGGGCTCTACGGCTCGCCGTATTATTTTTACCGGTGGGGGTTCCGAGGCAGATAATCTGGCGCTGCGGGGGGTGGTGGCTCGCTACCCTGGTCAATCCTGCCATATCATTACCAGTGCGGTGGAACATCCCGCGATTTTGGCCTGCTGCGCCGCGCTGGCGCGGCAGGGTCACCGGATTACCTATCTGCCAGTGGATGCCCAAGGGGTGGTCAATCAGGACGCCTATGTGGACGCCTTAACCCCCCAGACCACGCTGGTCTCCATTATGGCCGCCAATAATGAGACCGGCACGCTGCAACCCATCCAGGCCATGGCGGCCCAGGCCCGCGCCATGGGGGTGCTGTTTCACAGCGATGGGGTGCAGGCGCTGGGTAAAATCCCCCTTAACGTGGATGATCTGGGGGTGGATCTGCTCTCCCTATCCGCCCATAAAATCCATGGTCCCAAAGGGGTAGGGGCGCTCTATCTGCGTAAGGGGGTGGAGATCGAACCCCTCATCGCAGGGGGGAGCCAAGAGTGGGGCTTGCGGGCAGGAACCGAGAATGTAGCAGGGATCGTGGGCTTTGGTAAGGCGTGTGAGCGGGCCGACCACGCCCTGCGCCATGGCGAGGCCCAGCGGCTGGCGCAACTGCGGGATCGGCTGGAGGATGGCTTGCTGGCGTTGGTGCCCGGTGCCAAACGCAATGGCCCCCCACACAATCGCCTGCCCAATACGCTTAATCTAACCCTGCCGGGCATCCGGGGCGAGTCGTTGGTGTTGGTCATGGAGCGGCAGGGTGTCTATTTCTCTTCGGGTTCAGCCTGCAAGTCGGGCAATCCCGACCCCTCCCATGCACTGTTGGCCATGGGGATCTCCCCCGCCGATGCCCACTGTTCGGTGCGCTTTTCGCTAGGCTCTGGAACGACCCTCGCTCAGCTGGAACGGCTGCTGGCGCTGTTTAAGGAGACCCTCGCCGACACCATGGGTAGCATCCGCTTTGTCAGTTGTCGATAG
- the egtD gene encoding L-histidine N(alpha)-methyltransferase, which translates to MDTQHDAATHGFTAHALRELRAQRPPQYGTIRGFYDTHPTLAELKAEVLQGLACTPKQISPKFFYDAQGSRLFDAITQLPEYYPTRTEIELIRHHGAEMAQLAGTGSVLVELGSGSSLKVRLLLEALKPAAYVPIDISRQHLLESAESLAQSFPDTAVFPVCADYSKDFHLPAIEEDAPRLAFFPGSSIGNFEPQDAMVLLERIAKLLGPGGGLIIGVDLPKDPAVLNAAYNDAQGVTAQFNLNLLTRINREAAGHFPLENFTHHAFFNESLSRIEMHLTSIKDQTIPVGGRHFQFAKGERIHTESSYKYAVTAFRDLASRAGFHSEALWMDAQQRFSVHFMRVGKSN; encoded by the coding sequence ATGGATACTCAGCACGACGCCGCCACCCACGGTTTTACCGCACACGCTTTGCGGGAGCTTAGGGCGCAACGCCCCCCGCAATATGGCACGATCCGGGGTTTTTATGATACCCACCCCACTTTAGCGGAACTCAAGGCCGAAGTGCTGCAAGGTCTGGCCTGTACTCCCAAGCAGATTTCGCCCAAATTTTTTTATGATGCCCAGGGCTCAAGACTGTTTGATGCCATTACCCAGCTGCCCGAATATTACCCCACCCGAACTGAAATCGAGCTTATCCGCCACCATGGTGCCGAGATGGCTCAATTGGCCGGCACAGGCTCGGTGTTGGTGGAGCTTGGCAGTGGCAGCAGTCTAAAGGTAAGGCTGCTGTTAGAGGCTTTAAAACCTGCGGCCTATGTCCCCATAGATATCTCCCGCCAACATTTGTTGGAGTCGGCAGAATCTCTCGCCCAGAGCTTTCCTGACACAGCCGTTTTCCCCGTTTGTGCCGACTATTCTAAGGATTTCCATCTACCCGCCATTGAAGAGGATGCCCCAAGGCTGGCCTTTTTCCCAGGCTCAAGCATCGGCAATTTTGAACCCCAGGATGCGATGGTACTATTGGAGCGTATTGCCAAGCTGCTGGGTCCGGGGGGTGGGTTAATCATTGGGGTTGATCTGCCCAAAGATCCCGCTGTACTGAATGCCGCTTATAATGATGCCCAGGGGGTTACGGCTCAGTTTAACCTTAATCTGCTCACCCGCATTAATCGCGAGGCTGCGGGCCATTTTCCCTTAGAAAACTTTACCCACCATGCCTTTTTTAATGAAAGCCTCAGCCGTATCGAGATGCACTTAACCAGTATTAAGGATCAGACTATCCCCGTTGGGGGGCGGCATTTCCAGTTTGCCAAGGGTGAGCGCATCCATACGGAGAGCTCCTATAAATATGCCGTTACCGCTTTCCGGGATCTGGCAAGCCGTGCCGGTTTTCACTCCGAGGCGCTTTGGATGGATGCCCAACAGCGGTTTAGCGTCCATTTTATGCGGGTGGGTAAAAGCAACTAA
- a CDS encoding adenylate/guanylate cyclase domain-containing protein produces the protein MDSSPQTGSIHLKLHALAGVAVLFLSFYGKQVCPFIDKVNFLHLFTTLSTIAVVQIGLRVWMLRRFHKPSHGISPARQQFRLSVLNWLVTGVLACLVCWQVYGTAFHWSSYLKLLVGYWALGAGLLAQLEYILLEQHMRRFAHLGQGQERITIRLLEAFAAFTIVPALVMTLISFRFVYEGYLARSAAFEVLFLAICFVGGALFVAWHYGRALHRDCTALTEALQQVTQGHFGVRVDSSRADELGSMAQGLNEMGQGLLLRERIRDAFGRFVNPQVADAFIQRFSQGEQAIQMGGERKEITIMMADLRQFTPLSESLPPEALTELLNSYLSVMVQVIQQHGGMIDKFIGDAILALFGLGHHDQPAQLQAVLAAQAMQVALADFNEKQRAKGAPTLNNGIGLHHGEVVAGYIGSTDRLEFTVIGHNVNMAARIESMTKAPNPSLLFSQSVADAVAHTLPVRQVTIATLKGISEPIPLYTLADPQ, from the coding sequence ATGGATTCTTCCCCCCAAACGGGCTCAATTCATTTAAAGCTGCATGCCCTCGCCGGAGTGGCGGTGCTTTTTTTAAGCTTTTACGGCAAACAAGTTTGCCCCTTCATTGATAAGGTCAATTTTCTGCATCTGTTTACCACCCTATCGACCATTGCTGTGGTACAAATTGGGCTACGGGTGTGGATGCTGCGCCGTTTTCATAAACCATCCCATGGCATTTCCCCAGCACGTCAGCAATTTAGGCTATCGGTCCTCAACTGGCTGGTGACGGGCGTGTTGGCCTGTTTGGTCTGTTGGCAGGTCTACGGCACCGCTTTTCACTGGAGCAGTTATCTCAAATTACTGGTGGGTTATTGGGCTTTAGGGGCTGGGCTGCTGGCGCAGCTCGAATATATCTTGCTGGAACAGCACATGCGCCGCTTCGCTCACCTTGGACAAGGTCAGGAGCGCATTACCATTCGCCTGTTAGAAGCGTTTGCCGCTTTTACCATTGTACCGGCACTGGTGATGACCCTCATCAGTTTCCGATTTGTTTATGAAGGCTATCTGGCCCGCAGCGCCGCCTTTGAGGTGCTCTTTTTGGCCATCTGCTTTGTGGGGGGCGCCCTGTTTGTGGCGTGGCACTATGGTCGCGCACTGCACCGCGATTGTACCGCGCTAACCGAGGCCCTACAACAGGTTACGCAGGGCCATTTTGGCGTGCGGGTAGACAGCTCACGGGCTGATGAGTTGGGCAGCATGGCCCAGGGCTTAAATGAGATGGGACAGGGCTTACTGTTACGGGAGCGCATCCGTGATGCCTTTGGCCGCTTTGTTAATCCTCAGGTGGCCGATGCCTTTATCCAGCGTTTTAGCCAAGGCGAGCAGGCCATTCAAATGGGCGGAGAGCGTAAAGAGATCACCATTATGATGGCAGATTTACGCCAATTCACCCCACTCTCGGAGTCGCTCCCCCCCGAAGCCCTCACCGAGCTGCTCAACAGCTATTTGAGCGTCATGGTGCAGGTTATCCAGCAGCATGGTGGTATGATTGATAAATTTATTGGCGATGCCATCTTGGCGCTGTTTGGGCTCGGCCATCATGACCAGCCCGCCCAGTTGCAAGCGGTGCTGGCTGCCCAAGCCATGCAGGTCGCCTTAGCCGATTTTAATGAAAAACAACGGGCCAAGGGGGCACCCACCCTTAATAATGGCATTGGTTTGCACCATGGCGAGGTGGTGGCGGGTTATATCGGCAGTACCGACCGTTTGGAGTTTACCGTCATCGGTCACAACGTCAACATGGCTGCCCGCATTGAGTCCATGACCAAAGCCCCCAATCCCAGCTTACTTTTCTCCCAATCGGTGGCCGATGCGGTGGCCCACACCCTGCCTGTGCGGCAAGTCACCATCGCAACGTTAAAAGGCATTTCCGAGCCAATCCCCCTCTACACCCTAGCGGATCCCCAATAA
- a CDS encoding phosphate ABC transporter substrate-binding protein, which yields MKRLVMAGVYGLFTLGLAAGASAAEVTWKGCGITKLAFMAEISKAYEAKTGIPVKLSGGGATQGIRAASAGTSDIGGTCRQVLKEGGAVHPEESNAVLTQVAWDAMVVIVHPSNPVENISVEQLKAIYDGTITNWNELGGPDKRIVLVTRDGKYSGVGHMFRMEVFGDKEYEFKARSLKVKSTGPLEAKVEKAEASLGIDGISSAKKREVKFLNLNGVAPSKDNIASGNYPLIRPLYLALNKSPSNPEAQKVLDFVLSDEGQAIISAQGTVNLAEGAALNEKWQAIKAKF from the coding sequence ATGAAGCGTCTTGTTATGGCAGGGGTCTATGGGTTGTTTACATTGGGGTTGGCTGCCGGGGCATCCGCCGCAGAGGTTACTTGGAAAGGGTGTGGTATTACTAAACTGGCCTTTATGGCGGAGATCTCTAAAGCTTACGAGGCCAAAACCGGTATACCAGTTAAGCTAAGTGGTGGGGGTGCGACCCAGGGCATACGGGCAGCCTCGGCGGGGACTTCGGATATTGGGGGGACCTGTCGGCAAGTGCTCAAAGAGGGTGGGGCGGTCCATCCCGAAGAGAGCAACGCCGTGCTGACCCAGGTGGCGTGGGATGCCATGGTGGTGATTGTGCACCCCAGCAACCCTGTGGAAAATATCAGTGTTGAACAGCTTAAAGCCATTTACGACGGTACCATTACCAACTGGAACGAACTGGGTGGTCCTGATAAGCGCATCGTGCTGGTCACGCGTGACGGTAAATATTCCGGCGTTGGGCACATGTTCCGTATGGAGGTGTTCGGCGATAAAGAGTATGAATTTAAAGCCCGCTCCCTGAAAGTTAAATCCACCGGTCCGTTGGAAGCCAAAGTTGAAAAAGCGGAGGCCTCCTTGGGGATTGATGGCATCAGCTCAGCGAAAAAACGGGAGGTGAAGTTTTTAAATCTGAACGGCGTGGCCCCGTCTAAGGATAATATCGCTTCGGGTAACTACCCACTCATTCGTCCTCTCTACCTCGCCTTGAACAAATCCCCCAGCAATCCAGAAGCACAAAAGGTGCTGGATTTTGTGCTCAGTGACGAAGGACAAGCGATCATCTCGGCACAAGGCACCGTCAATTTAGCCGAAGGTGCGGCTTTGAACGAAAAATGGCAAGCGATCAAAGCAAAGTTTTAA